The following are encoded together in the Verrucomicrobiia bacterium genome:
- a CDS encoding metalloregulator ArsR/SmtB family transcription factor has translation MNNSRGAAALQEGIETLKVLAEPVRLRILRLLLSAGKEICVCELADSLLVPQYAVSRHVKELEREGLVRSRREGKWVYYSAEKPGGGFHKKLLQAVLALPENSAREDQKNFAKRLKLRAGGKCILGIQNKNLLPKGA, from the coding sequence ATGAACAACTCAAGGGGGGCGGCGGCGCTCCAAGAGGGAATCGAGACCTTGAAGGTTCTGGCGGAGCCGGTGCGGCTTCGGATTCTGCGGCTGCTTCTTTCGGCCGGGAAGGAAATCTGCGTTTGCGAGCTGGCGGACTCTTTGCTCGTGCCGCAGTATGCCGTCTCCCGGCACGTCAAGGAGCTGGAGCGAGAGGGGCTTGTCCGCTCGCGGCGGGAGGGGAAGTGGGTCTATTATTCCGCCGAAAAGCCGGGGGGCGGTTTTCACAAAAAGCTTTTGCAGGCGGTTCTGGCGCTGCCGGAGAACTCCGCCCGGGAGGATCAAAAGAATTTCGCCAAACGGCTGAAATTGCGGGCGGGGGGGAAGTGCATTCTCGGAATCCAAAACAAAAATCTTTTGCCCAAAGGAGCATGA